The sequence GCGGTTCGGCGAACGGGCGGTTGTCCTCCAGGGTCCGTCCGGCTTTCCGGAAGGCGCGGAGCAGTACGTCGAGCGGCCGCAGGCCGTCGGGTGCGCCGGCGACCTCGTGCGTCAGCGCGGCGCGGAGGTCGGCTTCTCCGTCGAAGAGCACCTCGCGCTTGTCCGGGAAGTGCCGGAAGAACGTGCGCTCGTTGACACCGGCCCGGGCGGCGATCTCGGCCGTGGTGGTCTGGTCGAACCCGCGTTCCCGGTACAGCTCCAGGGCCGCCTGCTGAAGGCGGCGGCGCGCTTCTGCTCCGCTCCGTGGCATTCCTCGAGGATACCGGAAGTGTCAGTTGCTGGCGCTTCTTGACGTCAGTCACTGACGCTACCTAGAGTCCAGCGGTAGATAGTGTCAGTCACTGGCGTTAAGCGGGAGGGTGTCATGCATGTCTTCGTCACCGGCGGTACCGGCCAGACCGGTCCAACGGTCGTCGCCGAACTCGTCGCGGCCGGCCACAAGGTCACCGGCCTGGCGCGCTCGGACGCCGCCGCCGCGCGGCTGGAATCACTGGGAGCCACACCGCACCACGGCTCGCTGGACGACCTCGACAGTCTGCGCAGCGGTGCCGCGGCCGCCGACGCCGTCCTACACATGGCCTACGGTGGTGACTTCTCCGACCTGGACGGCATGACGCGGCGCGACCGCACCGCGATCGAGACGCTCGGCCGGCCGCTGGAACACTCGGGCAAGCCGTTCGTCGTCACCTCCGGCACCCTGGTCATGCCCGCCGGCCGGGAGAGCACCGAGCTGGACGAGCCCGACACGGCCGGGATCGCGGCCTTCCGCATCGCCGGTGAACGAGCGTGCCTGGACTTCGCCGCCCGGGGCGTGCGCGCGAGCGTGGTCCGCCTCGCTCCGACCGTCCACGGTCCCGACGACCACGGGTTCATCCCCATGCTCATCGCCACCGCCCGGAAGACCGGCGTGTCGGCCTACGTCGGCGACGGCACCAACCGATGGCCCGCCGTACACCGGCTCGACGCGGCGGTCCTGTTCCGCCTCGCACTGGAGAAGGCGCCTGCGGGCAGCGTGCTGCACGGAGCGGCCGAAAGCGGCGTCACCCTGAAGAGCATCGCGGAGACGATCGCCCGGGGCCTGGACCTGCCCACGGCCTCGCTCACTCCGGCCGAGGCCGCCGGCCACTTCGTGAGCCCGTTCATGGCCACCGCCTACGGCTTCGACGGTCCCGTCTCCAGCGCTCACACGCGGGAACTGCTCGGCTGGACGCCCACCCACCCGACCCTGCTCCAGGACCTGGAGCACGGAGATTACCTGGCGGGCCCGGCGTCCTGACGTCAGCCCAGGCGGCCGTCCTTGACGGCGTTCACGAACGAGACCCAGCCGTTCGCCGAGAAGAGGACGGCGGGTCCGGCGACGGCTTTGCTGTCGCGGACGGGTACGTGAGCGTGGCCGCGGGCGACTTCGAGGCACTCACCCTGATCACCGCCGCTGTAGCTGGACTTGTACCAGCCGGTGAGGCTGGACGAGTCGGGGACGGTGTGCTCACTGCTGACCATGCGCATGTTCCTCTGCTGCCGCCCTGACGAGGGTCAGTGACTCCTGTTGCGACAACGCGTCGCTCAGGGCCAGAGCGTAGGCGGTCTGGCAGCCGCTCACCAGCGCGGGATCATCCATCAGGTTCCCGCTCTGGAAGCCCTCTACGTAGGCCACAGGGGCGGAGTCATCAAAGGCCATGAGAGTGAGCAGACTCTGCATAAGCGCATGTGCTCCCACCTCGTAGGGCAGAACATGCAGCCGTAGCCGACCGGCCTCGGCCAAGTCGGCAATGCCGTGCAACTGCTTGGCCATGACGTGTGGGCCGCCTACACGGCGTCGAAGTACGGACTCGTCGAGCAGCGTCCAGACGACCGGATGGGCGGGTCCGTCGAGGATCCGGCGGCGTTTCGTTCGGATGACGATGAATTCGTCAAGCTCCTCGGCCGTGTAGTTGGGCCAATAGGCGCGGAAGAGGGCACCTGCGTACTCGTCGGTCTGGAGCGTTCCGGGGACCAGCGTCAGCGCGAACTGCTGGATCAGTGACGCCTGTCGCTCCAGCTCCGCAACTGCGGCGAAGTGATCGGTGTATTTCGACTCCAAGTCCTGCAGCCACCGCTCGAAGAACCCGTCCGTCCCCAGCGCCTGGTCGATCCGACGGGCGTCATCCGGCTTGGGAAGCCTTCTTCCCGCCTCCCAGTGGCTGACCAACGTGGGCGAGCAGACCACGATCTCGCTCAGTTGCTCCTGCGTGAGTCCGGCCGCGATGCGCCGCAGCCTCAGCTCCTCCCCGTACTTCTCGCGCGGCGTCTTCGGCCTGCGGACAACGCTCATCCGGCCAACTCCCTTGGTGACAGGCGCAATGTCAACCCCCCGCCCCTGGCAGCGTAGCCACAACCGACCCCAGTCTGTGAGGAAATCAGCACACACCGCAGTCACCGCAGGTGAGAAAGCAGGTCGGCATGAGTCGTCTCCTGGCCCGGTTGGTCAGGCCGTCGCGTCGGCGCCGCAGGCCGGTCGCGCCCCCGCCGTACCCGGACGTGTCCCCGTACTCGTGCCCGTACGTCGGCGGACCCACGACGTACCGCAGGGGCGAGGCTCCCTTGCGCGGCGAGGACAGCCCGCTCGTCCGCCCGTATCTCCACCCGGTGGAGACCTGCGCATGAACGGCCGGACGTACGACGACCCGCCGGCGGACGGACGCCTGCTCCCGTGGACCGGTGACGAGGGCAAGCCCTGTTATGTGCTGGGCGACGGCACGGGATACGTGTCCCGGCTCGCGGACCAGGTCGAGAGCGTGCAGCTCGGGATGGCCGGCGACCTGCTCGACCACGCGGCCGAACTCCTCGCCGAGGACCGCCTCACGGACCGCGAACTGCGCTACCTGGCCCGGCGGCTCACCGAGTCCCTGCGGGAGGTCAAGCGGGTCGCGGAGAGCCGGGGAGCACGGCTGCCGAGCGCTCGTTGAGGATGGCGGGGCGCCTGTTCGTGATCCAGAATGACCTGCGTGATCACGCTGGAGACGTCCCGTCTGATCCTGCGTCGCTGGCGCGAGGAAGACGTCGGGCCCATGGCCGCCGTCAACGCAGACCCCGAGGTCATGCGGTGGATCCGTGACGGCGGCGTCCTTGACGAACAGCAGACGCGCGGCAGGATCCGGGCGTGGGAGAGCGAATGGGAGTCCCGGGGCTACGGCCTGTTCGCCGTGGAGATCCGGGCCACCGGCGAGCTGGCCGGGTTCACCGGCCTTTCGGTGCCCGACTTCCTGCCGGAGGTCCTGCCGGCGGTCGAGGTCGGCTGGCGGCTGGGACGGTCCCACTGGGGTCAGGGCCTGGCCACCGAGGCCGCCGCGGCCGCTGTGCGGTTCGGGTTCGAGGAACGGGGGCTGGAGCGGATCGTCAGCATCGTGCAAGTGGGCAACGACGCCTCCGAACGCATCACGGCCAAGCTGGGGATGCGCCTGGTGCGTGAGACCGTGAGCCCCGCCGGCGGCCGGCGGGTCCGGGTGTTCGAGGCGTC comes from Streptomyces sp. SCL15-4 and encodes:
- a CDS encoding helix-turn-helix transcriptional regulator, producing the protein MSVVRRPKTPREKYGEELRLRRIAAGLTQEQLSEIVVCSPTLVSHWEAGRRLPKPDDARRIDQALGTDGFFERWLQDLESKYTDHFAAVAELERQASLIQQFALTLVPGTLQTDEYAGALFRAYWPNYTAEELDEFIVIRTKRRRILDGPAHPVVWTLLDESVLRRRVGGPHVMAKQLHGIADLAEAGRLRLHVLPYEVGAHALMQSLLTLMAFDDSAPVAYVEGFQSGNLMDDPALVSGCQTAYALALSDALSQQESLTLVRAAAEEHAHGQQ
- a CDS encoding TetR family transcriptional regulator, coding for MPRSGAEARRRLQQAALELYRERGFDQTTTAEIAARAGVNERTFFRHFPDKREVLFDGEADLRAALTHEVAGAPDGLRPLDVLLRAFRKAGRTLEDNRPFAEPRLKIIAVTPALRERDLAKAASLTEALAEALRRRGVPDRLAGLAAHTGWAAFHQAAGAWIDDPSQSLDAHLVRAFDDLRALSATG
- a CDS encoding GNAT family N-acetyltransferase; translated protein: MTLETSRLILRRWREEDVGPMAAVNADPEVMRWIRDGGVLDEQQTRGRIRAWESEWESRGYGLFAVEIRATGELAGFTGLSVPDFLPEVLPAVEVGWRLGRSHWGQGLATEAAAAAVRFGFEERGLERIVSIVQVGNDASERITAKLGMRLVRETVSPAGGRRVRVFEASSAAG
- a CDS encoding DUF397 domain-containing protein, whose amino-acid sequence is MVSSEHTVPDSSSLTGWYKSSYSGGDQGECLEVARGHAHVPVRDSKAVAGPAVLFSANGWVSFVNAVKDGRLG
- a CDS encoding SDR family oxidoreductase, with protein sequence MHVFVTGGTGQTGPTVVAELVAAGHKVTGLARSDAAAARLESLGATPHHGSLDDLDSLRSGAAAADAVLHMAYGGDFSDLDGMTRRDRTAIETLGRPLEHSGKPFVVTSGTLVMPAGRESTELDEPDTAGIAAFRIAGERACLDFAARGVRASVVRLAPTVHGPDDHGFIPMLIATARKTGVSAYVGDGTNRWPAVHRLDAAVLFRLALEKAPAGSVLHGAAESGVTLKSIAETIARGLDLPTASLTPAEAAGHFVSPFMATAYGFDGPVSSAHTRELLGWTPTHPTLLQDLEHGDYLAGPAS